Sequence from the Megalops cyprinoides isolate fMegCyp1 chromosome 9, fMegCyp1.pri, whole genome shotgun sequence genome:
GATGGCATAGTAAGCATACTAGCCAATCGGCAGGTGGGTTAGTCAGCATCTCAGCCAATGGGCAGGTGGGTTAGTCAGCATCATTAATGACTCCCTCTGAGCTGACACGGATATGACACTGAGCTTCCTGTCGAGCACATGTTGAAATGTGTATGAGCCAATCAGTCTCCCTGCCCCATCATAGCATGAGCCAATCAATGCCCTACCAAGGTCGCTGAACTAGCCAGTCGATACCCCCCTGTAGCCTGACCTGGGTGCTggttgatgatgtcagtggtgtGCTCAATGACCTCATAGTACTCGTCCATGCGCAGCAGACACTGGCAGTAGTTGAGGGTAAGGGTGTGTGCCATCTTCTCCAGCTTCAGCCAGGGGGCATCCCATGCCTTCTCCTGGAgtcagagaggtcagaggttacGCAGagaagtcacacacacacacacacacacacacacgcacacacacacacgcacgtacgtATATTTGTGGCAGGTACCTTGGTTTGGACGTTCTTTACACAGATGATGGCCTCCTTGTACTTGTTGACGGCGTCCTGGTAGCGCCCCATTTTGAACAGCTTGTTTCCCTGACCATGCAGCAGAGGCACGGCCTTTAGCCTCTCCTCATCACTGAGCGCCCACGGCTCACGGTCATACTCACTCGGCTGCTCCACCTGCAGGCCAACAgcaatacaacacacacacttacatcaCACTACTGACcatatcatacacacacactgacatcagaCCACTGACCAggtcacacacatactgacatcAGACCACTGACCAGGTAACACAATCACTGACATCAGACTACTGACCAggtcacatacacactgacatcaGACCACTGACCAgccaggtcacacacacacacacacacacactgacatcagcCCACTGACCAGATCATGCTCTCACTGACATCAGATAACTGaccaggtcacacacacacactgacatcagaCCACTGaccaggtcacacacacacactgacatcagaCCACTGACCAGGTAACACAATCACTGACATCAGACTACTGACCAggtcacatacacactgacatcaGACCACTGCATCGCACACACTCAGTATTAGCAtgcgtgtgcatttgtttgtgtgtatgcattaaaacatacaaagtGTTTGACCTGAAGCAGTGCCGAGAATGCAGTTGTACTGTGCTAACTACGTGCATGCTCTTACTCTCAGACTCACAatcgccctctctctcactatctttTGGATCTCTGAccttcagcagctccaggaCGAAGTAAAGGGGCTGTGGCTCCTTCTGTAGCTCGTCCAGGTCATCGTAGCCCAGGGTGTGGTGGGCGAACATGTTGGCCATGCCGCAGGTGTGGATGTGCCAGTCCACGGGGTCCTTCCCCTCGGCAATGCGACGCAGACTCTTAGCCACCATGGGGTAGAGGCCGGTGTGctggagggggggcagaggccTGTCACTCTCACGCATCACGAACACACTGACTGATCTCTGGGATATGCTTATTTATGTACATTCATAGCATACTCATGGTTTAAGTCATCGGTCTGGCATCGTTCATTGCTTGTGCCAATACACGTACCAACAGATCAGAGGATCTGTGCAGAATGTGGGCAGCGTGATGTCATCTCACAGAACCTCAGGGTGTtctattatgacatcatctggcacacagacatcacagtcTGTGGGAGCATCAGGTGAAGACCGGGCTAgcatgtttgctttgcttttaagCTGACAAGTTCCTTGTGAAACAGGTGAGAAAAAGGGACGCTCTCATGGGAACAGGTGTGCACCCCGGGCTGAAACCACACTGCGTATGTTTATGGGCAGCGGTGCGCAGGTTCATGAGGAGCTTTGAAAAGGCTGTTCTAATCTAGATAAGACCGAGGCAGCTCTGATGACTCAGCGGTAAATCCAAACGATTATGAGCTGGAGCCTCCTACGGATTTAAGCCTTAACCCTTTGCTGTGCGCAGAACTGTGTCCTGGGAAGCACCCATTCTACCTGCAGGTCGCTGCTAGCTTTTAAAGCGGCATAGAAAAACAGCACCTGCTGGGGGGCAGACAGGACAGGTAGGGCAGCTGGG
This genomic interval carries:
- the aipl1 gene encoding aryl-hydrocarbon-interacting protein-like 1 isoform X3 gives rise to the protein MEDSLMLGVEGVKKTILYGGTSDPPRFITGTKVGVPMEVVIGNMFKLDIWETLLMSMRIGEVAEFWCDVIHTGLYPMVAKSLRRIAEGKDPVDWHIHTCGMANMFAHHTLGYDDLDELQKEPQPLYFVLELLKVEQPSEYDREPWALSDEERLKAVPLLHGQGNKLFKMGRYQDAVNKYKEAIICVKNVQTKEKAWDAPWLKLEKMAHTLTLNYCQCLLRMDEYYEVIEHTTDIINQHPGVMKAYFLRAKAHVEVWDEAEARQDFQKVLDLDPGMRKVVKKELQVLNMRMEEKREEDRQKYKGMF
- the aipl1 gene encoding aryl-hydrocarbon-interacting protein-like 1 isoform X2 translates to MEDSLMLGVEGVKKTILYGGTSDPPRFITGTKLCNDDRTVIDDSKKVGVPMEVVIGNMFKLDIWETLLMSMRIGEVAEFWCDVIHTGLYPMVAKSLRRIAEGKDPVDWHIHTCGMANMFAHHTLGYDDLDELQKEPQPLYFVLELLKVEQPSEYDREPWALSDEERLKAVPLLHGQGNKLFKMGRYQDAVNKYKEAIICVKNVQTKEKAWDAPWLKLEKMAHTLTLNYCQCLLRMDEYYEVIEHTTDIINQHPGVMKAYFLRAKAHVEVWDEAEARQDFQKVLDLDPGMRKVVKKELQVLNMRMEEKREEDRQKYKGMF
- the aipl1 gene encoding aryl-hydrocarbon-interacting protein-like 1 isoform X1, with amino-acid sequence MEDSLMLGVEGVKKTILYGGTSDPPRFITGTKVTFHFRTQLCNDDRTVIDDSKKVGVPMEVVIGNMFKLDIWETLLMSMRIGEVAEFWCDVIHTGLYPMVAKSLRRIAEGKDPVDWHIHTCGMANMFAHHTLGYDDLDELQKEPQPLYFVLELLKVEQPSEYDREPWALSDEERLKAVPLLHGQGNKLFKMGRYQDAVNKYKEAIICVKNVQTKEKAWDAPWLKLEKMAHTLTLNYCQCLLRMDEYYEVIEHTTDIINQHPGVMKAYFLRAKAHVEVWDEAEARQDFQKVLDLDPGMRKVVKKELQVLNMRMEEKREEDRQKYKGMF